GTTCGCCGTCGTTGCTCCCGACGCGTCGGCACATAGTCGGGGGAAGGTTGTGCCGCTGCTACGGGCACGTGGTGTTAATTTCGTTGAGGGGCCAACGGCTGCCGAACTCGGCGCCGCCGTTGGACGAGAGCAGACGGCGGCTGTCGGCGTCACGGACGCGCAGCTTGCCCGTGGTATTCGCGCGCTCGTGGCTACGAGCGTCGTCAGGGATTCGTAGGAGGGGTGTTTGAGCAAGCTTCGCGTGCATGACATGGCTGGTGAATTCGGGATCTCGTCCGACGAAGTGATCGTCTTGCTTCGTCAAATGGACATTCCCGTTCGCAGTCATTTGAGTTTGCTCACGGATGACCAGATCGCACGCCTTCGTGCCCGCTGGGAGCGCGAGAAGCGGGCGCGCGCCGAGAAACAAACCGCACCCGCGACAACCACGCGTCGCCGACGATCGTCAGCGGTTGCACCGGTGGCCGAGCCTGCCGCCGCCGTCGCCGGCGATGCCGGCATTCGTCGTCGCCGCCGCAGCGAGATCCCCGTTGCGCCGGTCGACGTCGAGGAAACTGCGATCGCGCCGTCCGAGTCGCCTAACGAAATCGCCGCCGAATCGACATTCACGGTCGAGCACGAGGCAGAGTCGGTCACCGAGCGCACCGCGCCGGCGGAAGCCGCGCCTCACGAGCCGCCAACGGTCGAGCGTCGGCCAGCCCCGCCAACTCCCCAATCGGCGACCGGGGAGCACGAGCGTGTACAGCCGCCGCGATTCACCGAAGAAACGCGTACGCCCATTGCGCCGGCTCACGCAGGTGGCTCTACGTCGCATGCGCCGCCGGCTCGGCCAGCAGGGCCGTCGTCCGTCTCGGGCATGCCGGATCGGCCTCGCCCGCGTCCCATTACGCCGGGTGCTCCGCGTCCGCGTCCCGTGGCGAGCAGTGGCTCCTTCATGCCGCCGCGCCCAATCGCTTCGGCCGCACCCGGCGGTACGGCGACGCCTGCACGCCGCGACGATCGCCAGCAATCAGGTGGTGGTGGTGGTGCTGGTAGTGGCGGAGGTGGCGGTGGTGCTGGAGCGCACGTCGATCGCGGCCGTCGCAAGAAAGGAAAGCGCGGTGCCGTCGATCAAGAGGCGGTGGATGCGAACATTTCAAAGACGATGGCAACGCTCCGCGGCGCTCCACAGCGACGGAGCTCGAGCGATCTCCGACGTGGTGCCCGCGAGGAGATTGAAGCCGCACGCGCGGCGGAGCTCGAGCGCGAGAGGAAGACCGTCCGCGTCAACGAGTTCATCACCGTCAGCGAGCTCGCGCAGATTCTGAAAGTGCCGGCGACGGAGATTGTCGCGTTCGCGTTCAAGAATCTTGGATTGATGGTCACCATCAATCAGCGCCTGGATTTCGATCAGATCGAGCTGATTGCAAGTGAGTTCGGCTTCGAGGCTGTTCGCGAAGATGCCTATCAGGCCGAGGAAACGGGCACGGAGACCGTCGATCGGCCCGAAGATCTCCAGCCCCGGCCGCCGGTCGTCACCATCATGGGTCACGTCGACCATGGCAAGACGTCACTGCTCGACTACATCCGAAAGGCGAACGTCGTCGCGGGAGAGGCGGGTGGCATCACGCAGCACATCGGCGCCTACCACGTCACCCTGCCTAACGGCAAGGAGATCAGCTTCCTCGACACGCCGGGCCACGAGGCGTTTACCGCCATGCGTGCGCGCGGTGCGCAGGTCACGGACATCGTCGTGCTCGTCGTCGCGGCCGACGACGGCATCATGCCGCAGACCATCGAAGCGATCTCGCACGCGAGGAATGCCAGCGTTCCGCTCATCGTCGCGATCAACAAGATCGATTTGCCGCAGGCCAATGCGTCGCGCGTGAAACAGGAGCTGCTGCAACACGGCGTCGTACTCGAGGAGTTCGGCGGTACGGTGCTCTCGGCGGAAATCTCCGCCAAGAAGGGCACGAACATCGACGCGCTGCTCGACGGCATCCTGCTCCAGGCGGAAATCCTCGATCTCAAGGCGAACCCCGATGGTCGTGCGGAAGGCACGGTGGTCGAGGCGCAGCTCGATCCGGGGAAGGGTCCGGTCGCTACGGTGCTCGTTCGCAACGGAACCCTCAAAATCGGCGACGACTTCATCTGCGGTCTCTTCAGCGGCCGCGTTCGCGCGCTGTTCGACGAGCGCAGTAAGACGGTGAAGGCTGCGGGTCCAGCGATCCCGGCACAGGTGCTGGGCGTCGAAGGCGTCCCGATGGCCGGTGACAAGCTGCTGGTCGTCGAAGACGCGACAGCGGCGCGCGAGGTTGCACAGCGTCGCCAGCGTCTCGACCGTGAGGCGAAGAGTCGCCGGACATCGCGTGCCGGTGTCTCGCTCGAGGATTTCATGGCGCAGTCGGCCGCGGGCGAGCTGCGAACGCTTCGCATTCTCATCAAGGCGGACCAGGGCGGTCCGGCCGAGGCGCTCGCCGACGCGCTTGGCAAACTCTCCACGAGCGAAGTCAACGTGGAGATCGTGCACCGCGGCGTCGGCGCGATCACCGAGGGCGACATCCTGCTCGCGAAAGCGTCGGGCTCGATCATCCTCGGCTTCCATGTACGCCCGGACAACAACGCGCGCACCGCTGCCGAGCGCGAGGGTGTCGACATCCGGCTCTATCGCATCATTTACGAGGCAGTGAACGACGTTCGCTCGGCATTGGAAGGACTGCTGCGTCCGGAGCAGCGCGAAGTCATTCTTGGCGAGGCCGAGGTGCGCGAGGTGTTCAAGATCTCTCGCATCGGTACGATCGCCGGCTGCTCCGTTCGGAGCGGCCTGATCAATCGACAGGGTCGGGTTCGGATCATCCGGGATGCCGTGGAGGTCTACGACGGCACGATCGCCTCGCTTCGTCGTTTCAAGGAAGACGTGCGCGAGGTGCGCGAAGGCTTCGAGTGTGGCATCGGCATCGAGAACTTCAACGACCTGAAGGTCGGCGACGTCATCGAGTGCTACCGCACCGAACAGGTGGCGCGCACGCTCGAGGCGGCGCCGCGCTAATCGACCGTCGACAGGCTCGTGGTCATCGGCGTGCGCTCGTTCGAGTTGCACCTCGCGGCCGCCCACTCGCTCAAGGACA
The Gemmatimonadaceae bacterium DNA segment above includes these coding regions:
- a CDS encoding ribosomal L7Ae/L30e/S12e/Gadd45 family protein translates to MSERVLRLIGLGVRARTVVIGVEQVRAAAKKGTLVFAVVAPDASAHSRGKVVPLLRARGVNFVEGPTAAELGAAVGREQTAAVGVTDAQLARGIRALVATSVVRDS
- the infB gene encoding translation initiation factor IF-2, which gives rise to MSKLRVHDMAGEFGISSDEVIVLLRQMDIPVRSHLSLLTDDQIARLRARWEREKRARAEKQTAPATTTRRRRSSAVAPVAEPAAAVAGDAGIRRRRRSEIPVAPVDVEETAIAPSESPNEIAAESTFTVEHEAESVTERTAPAEAAPHEPPTVERRPAPPTPQSATGEHERVQPPRFTEETRTPIAPAHAGGSTSHAPPARPAGPSSVSGMPDRPRPRPITPGAPRPRPVASSGSFMPPRPIASAAPGGTATPARRDDRQQSGGGGGAGSGGGGGGAGAHVDRGRRKKGKRGAVDQEAVDANISKTMATLRGAPQRRSSSDLRRGAREEIEAARAAELERERKTVRVNEFITVSELAQILKVPATEIVAFAFKNLGLMVTINQRLDFDQIELIASEFGFEAVREDAYQAEETGTETVDRPEDLQPRPPVVTIMGHVDHGKTSLLDYIRKANVVAGEAGGITQHIGAYHVTLPNGKEISFLDTPGHEAFTAMRARGAQVTDIVVLVVAADDGIMPQTIEAISHARNASVPLIVAINKIDLPQANASRVKQELLQHGVVLEEFGGTVLSAEISAKKGTNIDALLDGILLQAEILDLKANPDGRAEGTVVEAQLDPGKGPVATVLVRNGTLKIGDDFICGLFSGRVRALFDERSKTVKAAGPAIPAQVLGVEGVPMAGDKLLVVEDATAAREVAQRRQRLDREAKSRRTSRAGVSLEDFMAQSAAGELRTLRILIKADQGGPAEALADALGKLSTSEVNVEIVHRGVGAITEGDILLAKASGSIILGFHVRPDNNARTAAEREGVDIRLYRIIYEAVNDVRSALEGLLRPEQREVILGEAEVREVFKISRIGTIAGCSVRSGLINRQGRVRIIRDAVEVYDGTIASLRRFKEDVREVREGFECGIGIENFNDLKVGDVIECYRTEQVARTLEAAPR